GTTCCTTAGCACAAAAATCGGTTCCGTAAGACGCGGGATTTGACATACCtatttctaggcttttctaaaTGCTTTTCTCATTCACGTGGTTTTACAAGCAAGAtctgcaagcaaatttgagcTTAAAAGGTTTTCTTAGCTTTCAAgaagaattaatgttgttttctgtttaatttaatttgtctaaatagagtagttttaattaatgtttgttttttcttggctttttacttatttgttttcagattcttaagaattaGGCCACTTACCTAAGcaagatttgtttattttgtagtgcaattggaaagagctgaagtgctttttagttttttaaataaaagggttattaataataaaaatttttatgtagtgGAACTGTTACTGATGtgagtaagtttaatattttgtcttattttatattggattttttctgtatctatataaatattatgtctaagaaaaaaataacaaaaaatagaaaaattaaataaattcctGCTGGaggtagtaaaaaaaaaaaaaaagtgtttttttatattttattttatatatatatatatacacacgcacttacacaaacatacatatatacatacatattactTTAGAGTAAAATATACTGATTggcattgcttcattttttatacaagattctgcatttattatttattacaaaagatCACAATTCGTAAAATTCTTTAACGTTTATTTAATATTCAGTTGTAACAATAGTATTATTACtggtaatatgtttaataataacAGTGAAATTGAAATGGATAATATTAGGTTCCAAGAAggtattagtgtaaatggtaaTCCATCCAGTAGGCGTTATGTCACTGTATTATGTTTGTTCAGCACCTTTTATTACTGGTgggttacttttaatttacattttaatttagtatttgctgataaatattgaaatttcaGTACTTTTTACACcctaaaataaccaaaataataTGTAGACAGCAATGAAAGgcaacattttgtttaaacagAGATTTAAAagcatgtaaaaataaagtaaaaccaCCTGAAAGACTTATGTCGCAGAAATCTATCCgctttttcttttgattaacTTTCAAGGTAATTTAAGGACATAAAGTTACTGTTAAATTATGTTTTCTTCACTTGGCgtataagaaaaaatagtttgtttttcccCAATTCAATATGGTTACTTTTGATTTCGCGAATAGTCACGTGGTTCAGACTGGATGGATAGAcgacttaaaaataattgttatcaaataaaatagatGGATCTAAGCatgatgaaattaattttcattactTTGTAAGAAATGCTGCTCTATGAGCAGAAAACTTACTTGACacaattcagtgtcaagcggtgttAATGTCtgttaatttgattttacattagacactttagaacaaagcaaagtatgaatttgactatttatagtaacaattaataacagtttcaaatttaaatgattttttttttgataatttcaaacataattatgttttttcttttatttttagttgcctttgtcatcacttgattattttactaactgttgaaacatggttttaattttgtaaacttaatATGTGAAATTTACTCATTAGTCAACAGTTTGAGAGAAGCTGGAAcctaattaagaaatgctgaaaattagttttagctagggtaaaaaaattttgtttattggtaacAAAACcagttactattatttattgcatgtctttttaattttttttaacatgccgAATTGGAAACACTTTCtcttcctctctctctctctctctctctctctctctctctctctctctctctctctctctctctctctctatctctctctctatctctttctctctctctctctattaGTACAGGGagaattgataaaatttatgtGATTAATGAGCTCTtgggtattttttaatactacaatTGATAGTGACCAcgtataagaaatattttacgATTGGcttgctattttaaaatataattgctCAGTTTGTTTAactaggccgggtgaataaaaataagcaattacttttacttagtaattggtcagctttacgtaaataaaaactttagctaTTTGCTTAAGTTTTTGTTCACttaaagctgaacaattactgagtaaattgcttaactttacgtgaataaaaattagatCAAAACTCctaacatttttattcacaCAAAgttgaccaattactgagtaaaagcaattgctcatttttattcacacGGCCTGCTATAAGTGTCCCTTgattgttcaaatattgtaataaataaaattttttaagtttcaagtatttagttaaaaaataccTTATTAAGTTATGGTGTCATTTGCCAGTGTTACTGCGTTGTGTAATCTAGccattttataatcttttctcaGTTAATTATCCTGGAGACACATTAACGTATCCTTACAAATACCTTATGCTATGTGGTATTGTTACtgtgttttgtgttgatagaacTAGGCTGTTTTTATTCTAATTCTTCTACtaacaataaaatgcaaataatgctTTAGTAATTGaaagttgtaaattttatttcatttctttttttaggtattggcaGGCTTTACTTGACTTTCCTTTTCTGGTACCTGCTGTGTTGTGACAGATATTAAAAAGAACTTAACAGATGATAACGCTGTCTTTTTATGTCGCTAACTATAAGCAATGCCATTGCTGTTATAAAGTCAAgcttaaaatattacttatagataaatttgtacttaattttattttttagataatatatcaAGGTAATAAtgtgtttttgttgttattaatgatttaattactaataacccgtattacgggttgcttactgctagtaatgaaatatttgtataacaaaaataatttaataatgcttttcgcatctaaaatattttactattcaTTAGAAGAAAAAATCATTGCGTCAACTAATTTTACGCTATGGAAACATGTTTTAACCCTCATTTGCAGAACGGCATATTTCTTTTTCACGATAAGAAATGATACACGTATATTATATACGTGTatcatttatatacatttatacactATATAAATGATACACGTATATTTCTTGTTAGagattttaatgtatttatatttgttttactgAAACTAAAGTGCTTTATGTTCTTAAAGAAGTGCAATTGCAAATTATTCTCTTTAATTTAGATTAAAGACGCTGTTATAAATAGTTACAGACATTAACCCGACACCgcatacatttttttcttaacggtttaaaaaaaaaaattttattagatattatCAAAAACTAAGTCGATAATTCgaaaaattatcttttagtCTTTGTTTCTTTAAAGCAACAATATGCAATCGAGTTTTAAAAAAGACGAGGTTTAAGATTATAATTATGCCTAGAAACCTTGTAAATACTCAACAACAAAGTCAAATTTAGTAGCTTCCAacttctgtttctttttttactaaaatagtaACATAAAGTTATTGATTTTCTATGACATAAAAAAGACCTATACTTgcctatttttcaaaatattccaaaaaaaattttgaaaaagggGATTTGGTACAGATTtccataaaaaatcaaatacaaaacaaacaaatttgttattttctgtattaataaaatttaacaaaacatattaaacattttttaaaaataaaattcaccAGTTTCAATCAGTGTGAAAATATTTGAAGCAGTTTGATTTTGCAGTAAAGCACAAGTTCACTTTGCATCTTTCACAGTAAACTCTTGTGATGTGCTGACATTCAGGATTCTTGCACCTTCCCTTTTTTACGTCATCCATGACGTAATGATGATATCCATGGCCAATGATGATATCCATCTAAACGAATAGCTTTTATTGGTAGTGGGGCTGTAGGACAACGCTTTTTTTCTCcataaattctttttcaatatttgaagAATTGGGTCTTTTGTTAGTTGTTGCCTTAGCTTTTCTAATTAAACAATCAGCAATATTCATTTTGAACTCTCTGAGTTTCAATGTGTTGCCTTCATTTTGACGACGATATAAGATCCATGATTGAACCACAACCATGTCAAAAAAGTGGAAAAGCAATTTGTGGTACCATTTTTTAGACCGTATACTAATTCTGTGAAGACTAAGAAATCCATCTAATAGGTCTACTCCACCCATAAACATGTTATATGTTGTTACAATAAATGGACAAACAACATTTACTCTTTTGTTTGCTTTTCGATCAAAACGAGAAACATTAGATACTGGGTTGACACTTTCATACGTTGACAATAGTGTTACACCACGATTATCAAACCATTTGATAGCCCTCAATTCAACACCGTCATAGGTGGTTGTCCATAACTCCACAGAACCTCTGCCATTCTTTCTCATGACTTGATCTGATgtcatttttacttttgaaagaTAATTTACTCTTACTGTACCTAGACAACCTATTCCTTGGTCATGAAGTGTCTTGAAAAGATCAACACCTGTATACCAATTGTCGCAGAATAATTTATACCACTTGTTCCTAGGAATATGCTGAAGTAATGTTAGCACTATATTTCCAGAAGCTTTTAAATTAGGTTGATTTAAGCACACATCAATGGCACCGGTATGAACTTGAAAGTTATAAATCAACCCATCAATACCAGATAAAACATACAGTTTGTAACCCCATTTCTTAGGTTTCTTAGGATTGTATTGTTTGAATCCAGATTTCCCTTTGAATGGAACTATTTGTTCATCAATACATAATAATTCTGATGGTTTTagatttgaaaattgtttttgtaaatgatCGACAAGGGGACGGATCTTATAAAGCCGATCTGTGCAGTTTTTAGGACGAGTTAGATTGTCACTACAGTGtagaaactttttaattttttcaaacctGTTTACTGGCATTGTACCtgcaactttttcaaaataaaattctttgctCCAGTACAATCTAGTACTTGGCATCTTTACCAGACTCATTGCATACAAAAATaccaataatttgttcaagttcGTTGCATGACAAGTTCAATGGGGAAGAAGAATTGCATTGTATGGCATACCTATTTGATTCTTCTACAATAAGTTCAAAAATAGAattattaagaaactttttgtaaaattcaatTGGCTCCCAGTTCTTCATATCTTCATCATCACTTTGCATTGTCTCAAAGTCTTAcgttattttttcaactttgtctGGATCCTGATTTTTCCATAATAAGGGGCGTTTCTTcactaaaagtataaaaaaatatacatctaTCATACTTTTAGCGATAAAAATAACAGATTATAACTTAAGTAAATTATGAAtcataaataatgcaaaaaacatatatatatatatatatatatatatatatatatatatatatatatatatatatatttatttactagtgTATAAACTGTCTAAGAACATCATTAGTTGTATACAAAATGTTACCTTTATCATGACCTCCATTATTGCAAGGTGCAGATGCTGGGGATGTTGTGTTAATAGAATCATCATCATTTGTATCACTATCACTtggttcttttaaaatttcctcGTCAGTTTCACTCTCAATAGTACttgaggaaaatattttttcatcagtGTCACTTGAAAGGTCACTTCTTCAGACAGATTAGTTGGTGGAATACGCAATCTGTGTGAAACCcactgttgttgtttttttgaaccataaaaacttttgcaattCATCTAAAAGTCAAAGAAAACATTTTGTGGGCCAATAACAACTACATAGAAAGGGTTTAGAAAATTactttatatgttaaaaaatatccTAAAATGCATAATGTTGCTTTAAAGCAACACATAGTAAAATAAAGCTAGCAGAACGCATATAtggaaaaaatggttttattccTTTTTATTACACTTACTaaagattaaaaacatttaaaataattttatatatattctgaccctttatatatgtatagatatttagttcaaaaaatacctttttcaaAAGTAGCTAACCGCAGATTTCTTCTTGTTTGAAATTGATAATAAAGACATTTCTTaggaacaaaaaaacaattgatgtGTTTTAAACCGCGggtttattagtatattttacGGAATAACCAAACATAtgcatattaatttaaataaacactaTGAAATTAAGTCAAATTCTGTTTGTTTCTTTAAATGTACAATATGCGGTGTCgggttaaaaataattacttctGAAAATTAGTTTCCTATATTATGTAGGATTTATGTGGTATAAAAACctttaatttaagtattaaattttttaaagttcatattATTTAGTGTTACGTTATCatagtatataaaagaaacactaaacaatatgaactttaaaaaattcagttCATAAGAAAAGGATGTTATtgcattgtaaataaataaaacatagttTACTAATAAGTCAAGTTTTATTTACCATATTATTTAGACATATTAAATTTGCGATTGACAGTGTATTtacttgaaataatttatttgtttcttataatatatatatatatatatatatatatatatatatatatatatatatatatatatatatatatatatatatatatatatatatatatatatatatatatatatatatatatataattaaatttgaaggtatatattaaataaaatagtatatcagatgaatattaatatttacttttttgtagtgtagtctttttaaaaaagctctCCTAATTATTATTCTCATTATCTGatctatatttaaattgtttataattgttgtttttgaCAAAGTTATCTGTAGAATTgaaattttgatgttaataaatgttaaattattatttaattatttgtttgtatttatataatttatgttatattgattaatttcgattgaaatttttaaaataaaatactacttTTGATATACTAAGTTTTTCTCAGGTTCATGCTTTGCTTTCGGTTTCAACCCAACCTTGAATTTCCAATGTACCTACATCTGAATCTTCCAGTGCTATGCTAGACAAATGGATGTTTTCAAAGTTCCCTGGAAAAGCTGCCAGCTGAAATCATGGATTTACTCCACAAAAATgctcctttttttaaaaatgctccTAACTTTATCTACTTCTTTCCTACACCTTCTTCTATATCACTGCATCCTGATTATCTGCGACTGTACGCTCTACATGCTTGCTCTacatgcaatttttaaatactttcaacattacttttttttttt
This portion of the Hydra vulgaris chromosome 13, alternate assembly HydraT2T_AEP genome encodes:
- the LOC136090098 gene encoding piggyBac transposable element-derived protein 3-like, translated to MSLVKMPSTRLYWSKEFYFEKVAGTMPVNRFEKIKKFLHCSDNLTRPKNCTDRLYKIRPLVDHLQKQFSNLKPSELLCIDEQIVPFKGKSGFKQYNPKKPKKWGYKLYVLSGIDGLIYNFQVHTGAIDVCLNQPNLKASGNIVLTLLQHIPRNKWYKLFCDNWYTGVDLFKTLHDQGIGCLGTVRVNYLSKVKMTSDQVMRKNGRGSVELWTTTYDGVELRAIKWFDNRGVTLLSTYESVNPVSNVSRFDRKANKRVNVVCPFIVTTYNMFMGGVDLLDGFLSLHRISIRSKKWYHKLLFHFFDMVVVQSWILYRRQNEGNTLKLREFKMNIADCLIRKAKATTNKRPNSSNIEKEFMEKKSVVLQPHYQ